One window of the Anopheles cruzii chromosome 2, idAnoCruzAS_RS32_06, whole genome shotgun sequence genome contains the following:
- the LOC128268966 gene encoding calcium-transporting ATPase type 2C member 1, with protein MGATKEDEASSGGGGGAVDTGGVTENETDPEKEMLLSTAESSAYSAQEVAARLQVDVRAGLRWSEANSRSKIVGYNELNALDDEPPWMKYVQQFKNPLILLLLGSAVVSACMRQFDDAISITIAIIIVVTVAFIQEYRSEKSLEELKKLVPPECHCLREGRLETFLARNLVPGDIVYLNVGDRVPADIRVFEAFDLSIDESSFTGETEPARKSTEVVLNGNNTKNHASMKNIAFMGTLVRCGNGKGIVVSTAENSEFGEVFKMMQAEEAPKTPMQKSMDILGAQLSFYSFCIIGAIMLLGWIQSKPLVEMFTISVSLAVAAIPEGLPIVVTVTLALGVMRMAKRHCIVKKLPTVETLGCVTVICSDKTGTITKNEMTVTVIITSDGYMADVTGAGYNDNGEIHVRDCNSMDNAKTSIGQLLEAGVVCNNAIIQNDTLLGQPTEGALLAAAMKNGQYSAADNYLRIQEYPFSSEQKMMAVKAVPKYANTKEEIYFVKGAIEMVLPQCTKFWYGGQAITLNKQNEAEFLQEAYEIGRKGLRVLAIARGSSFQDLVYLGLVGITDPPRPLVRESIEMLRSSGVLVKMVTGDSQETAMAIASKIGLDIVHMQALSGQDMDQMNEMQLEKMINTISVFYRVTPKHKLAIVKALQQNGHIVGMTGDGVNDGVALKRADIGIAMGKNGTDVCKEAADMILVDDDFHTIIAAIEEGKGIFWNIRNFVRFQLSTSIAALSLIALSTLMGISNPLNAMQILWINIIMDGPPAQSLGVEPVDQDVLKQKPRNVKQPMISKSLIINVLLSAGIIILGTLWVFQREMADGTGVTSRDTTMTFTCFVLFDMWNALSCRSQTKSVFQIGLFTNRMFLLAVAFSLLGQLLVIYFPPLQMVFQTEALSAMDLLFLVSLTSSVFIVSELKKWFERTMERRMYRKRTELDFV; from the exons agtggcggcggtggtggtgccgtagATACTGGCGGGGtaacggaaaacgaaacggacccCGAAAAGGAGATGCTACTGTCGACGGCCGAATCATCGGCCTACTCGGCCCAGGAGGTGGCGGCCCGGCTCCAGGTCGATGTGAGAGCCGGCCTGCGATGGTCTGAAGCCAATAGCCGTTCCAAGATCGTCGGCTACAACGAGCTGAACGCGCTGGATGATGAACCACCGTGGATGAAGTATGTGCAGCAGTTCAAAAACCCTCTCATCCTGCTGCTACTGG GCTCCGCCGTCGTGAGTGCGTGCATGAGACAGTTCGACGATGCGATCAGCATTACGATcgcgatcatcatcgttgtgACGGTGGCATTCATCCAAGAGTACCGATCTGAGAAAAGTCTGGAAGAGCTAAAGAAGCTGGTGCCACCGGAGTGTCACTG CTTGCGGGAAGGACGGTTAGAAACGTTTCTGGCCAGGAATCTCGTCCCGGGTGACATCGTGTATCTGAACGTAGGGGACCGCGTGCCGGCCGACATTCGCGTTTTCGAGGCGTTCGATCTGTCGATCGATGAGTCGAGCTTCACcggcgaaacggaaccggccCGCAAAAGCACGGAGGTGGTGCTGAATGGCAACAACACCAAAAATCATGCCAGCATGAAGAATATTGCCTTCATGGGAACGCTAGTTAGGTGCGGTAATGGAAAG GGTATCGTAGTTAGTACGGCGGAAAACAGTGAGTTCGGCGAAGTCTTCAAGATGATGCAGGCCGAGGAAGCACCGAAGACGCCGATGCAAAAATCGATGGACATACTGGGCGCTCAGCTGAGCTTCTATTCCTTCTGCATCATCGGCGCCATCATGCTGCTCGGTTGGATCCAGTCCAAGCCGCTCGTCGAAATGTTCACCATCAGCGTCAgtttggcggtggccgccattcCCGAGG GTCTTCCGATCGTCGTCACTGTTACGCTGGCCCTCGGTGTGATGCGAATGGCCAAGCGACACTGCATCGTGAAAAAACTGCCCACAGTGGAAACGCTCGGCTGTGTAACGGTCATCTGCTCGGACAAAACCGGAACGATCACGAAGAACGAAATGACCGTGACGGTCATCATCACGTCGGATGGCTACATGGCGGACGTGACCGGTGCCGGGTATAATGACAACGGCGAAATCCACGTTCGCGACTGCAACAGCATGGACAATGCGAAGACCAGCATTGGCCAGCTGCTGGAGGCAGGAGTCGTCTGCAACAATGCAATCATACAGAACGATACACTGCTCGGCCAGCCGACCGAAGGTGCACTGCTCGCGGCGGCCATGAAAAACGGCCAGTACTCGGCCGCCGACAACTATCTGCGCATCCAGGAGTATCCGTTCAGCTCGGAACAGAAAATGATGGCCGTCAAGGCGGTCCCGAAGTATGCCAACACCAAGGAGGAGATCTACTTCGTGAAGGGCGCGATCGAGATGGTGCTGCCGCAGTGCACCAAGTTCTGGTACGGTGGTCAGGCTATCACCCTGAACAAACAGAACGAAGCCGAGTTCTTGCAGGAGGCATACGAAATCGGACGCAAGGGTCTGCGCGTACTGGCTATCGCCCGCGGTTCATCGTTCCAGGATCTTGTCTACCTCGGGCTGGTCGGCATAACGGACCCCCCGAGACCACTGGTgcgcgaatcgatcgaaatgcTTCGCTCGAGCGGCGTGCTGGTGAAGATGGTTACAGGAGACTCACAGGAAACGGCTATGGCAATAG CATCCAAAATCGGACTGGACATCGTCCACATGCAGGCCCTGTCCGGGCAGGATATGGACCAGATGAACGAGATGCAGCTAGAGAAAATGATCAACACCATCAGCGTGTTCTATCGCGTCACACCCAAGCACAAGCTGGCCATCGTGAAGGCGCTACAGCAGAACGGGCACATCGTTGGTATGACTGGCGATGGTGTCAACGATGGTGTCGCACTGAAGCGGGCCGATATCGGAATTGCGATGGGAAAGAATGGCACGGATGTGTGCAAGGAAGCGGCGGATATGATCCTGGTCGACGACGATTTTCACACCATCAT TGCCGCCATCGAGGAGGGCAAGGGCATCTTCTGGAATATTCGAAACTTTGTGCGCTTTCAGCTGAGCACCTCGATCGCGGCGCTCTCCCTGATCGCCCTGTCTACGCTGATGGGCATCTCGAATCCGCTGAACGCAATGCAAATCCTGTGGATTAACATCATCATGGACGGGCCGCCGGCCCAGTCCCTCGGCGTTGAACCGGTCGACCAGGATGTGCTGAAGCAGAAACCGCGCAACGTGAAGCAACCGATGATCTCGAAGTCACTGATCATCAACGTGCTGCTGTCGGccggcatcatcatcctcgGCACGCTCTGGGTGTTCCAGCGTGAAATGGCCGACGGAACGGGTGTGACGAGCCGCGACACGACCATGACCTTCACCTGCTTCGTGCTGTTCGACATGTGGAACGCACTCAGCTGCCGTTCGCAAACAAAAAGCGTCTTTCAG ATTGGACTCTTCACGAATCGGATGTTCttgctggcggtggctttctcgctgctcggccagctgctggtCATCTACTTCCCGCCGCTGCAGATGGTCTTCCAAACGGAGGCCCTGTCAGCGATGGATCTGCTCTTTCTGGTATCGCTCACGTCCAGCGTGTTCATCGTGTCCGAGctgaagaaatggttcgagCGCACCATGGAGCGGCGAATGTACCGCAAGCGCACCGAGCTCGACTTCGTATGA
- the LOC128268967 gene encoding autophagy-related protein 101-like, with the protein MNVRTHTFGLRLQRDQLEEAIAAIFHTILFHRSLGKFRLIDDSAYVAGTLGYREVDCAAIDLTYIRCSSPSLERTVCNQIGCFAQQLCCSSGTLGNSGQLQLEFYQRRRKRWSYNQTGGIPWEIWSVQLELVEELRDEADRVELRDCLGDTLRETICSIAELMGRNDYVPEVPCRTDLDAVYDTSYPDVQPYLFQFRATNSMSSGFGTSVEKTLQKLMW; encoded by the coding sequence ATGAACGTCCGTACGCACACATTCGGCCTGCGCTTGCAACGCGACCAGCTGGAAGAGGCCATCGCGGCCATCTTTCACACGATCCTGTTCCACCGCAGTTTGGGCAAATTTCGACTCATCGACGACTCGGCGTACGTTGCCGGAACGCTCGGTTACCGGGAGGTAGACTGCGCGGCCATCGATCTAACGTACATCCGCTGCAGCTCGCCGTCGCTCGAGCGGACCGTTTGCAATCAAATCGGGTGCTTTGCACAACAGCTGTGCTGCAGTAGCGGTACGCTCGGCAACAGCGGCCAGCTACAGCTAGAGTTTTATCAACGGCGCCGAAAGCGCTGGTCCTACAATCAGACCGGCGGCATCCCGTGGGAAATCTGGTCGGTACAGCTCGAGCTGGTGGAGGAGCTGCGCGATGAAGCTGACCGTGTGGAGCTGCGGGACTGTTTGGGCGATACGCTGCGAGAAACGATCTGCAGCATCGCGGAGCTGATGGGCAGGAACGACTACGTACCGGAGGTTCCGTGCCGGACCGACCTGGACGCGGTCTACGATACGAGCTATCCGGATGTTCAGCCGTACCTGTTTCAGTTCCGGGCGACCAACAGTATGTCGAGCGGGTTCGGTACGTCCGTCGAGAAGACACTGCAGAAGCTGATGTGGTGA